The proteins below are encoded in one region of Coffea arabica cultivar ET-39 chromosome 4c, Coffea Arabica ET-39 HiFi, whole genome shotgun sequence:
- the LOC140004724 gene encoding uncharacterized protein yields MEVAMIRANIQEDSEATMARFLNGLNPEIRKKVELQDHFELQQMVSYAEKVEKQALPIKTPSGRTTTSSSIPWRRDQLPISNAWPRQGNKERENRRMEQPFHSSATPSKPTPRPTLPRANTSTNQPKACFKCKGIGHLMAQCPNRSIMYMNEEGMWQSEGEEEYADMPPLEEEGKDDDLVEIEEDPVTRTMLTIRVLNAQAQENDLQRTNIFHTRCKIGDEELKDVFPEELPKGLPPIRGIEHQINFVSGAILPNRPAYRANPEETKEIQSKSLDVHVEHLRLVLSALRENRLFANTEKCVFCTPEVNFLGYIVGANGISVDPAKVKAILEWLTPTNVSQVRSFHGLASFYRRFVKDFSTIAAPLNEVIKKNVGFQWEKEQEESFLKLKKLLTSAPILALPNFDVTFEVECDASGIGIGAVLHQNNRPLAYFSEKLSGGALNYPTYDKELYAVVRALEVWQHYLMPKEFVIHTNHESIKFLKGQGKLHKRHAKWIAFIDSFPYIINYNEGER; encoded by the exons ATGGAGGTAGCAATGATAAGGGCCAATATACAAGAGGATTCGGAAGCAACCATGGCAAGATTccttaatggattaaatcctgaaATTAGGAAGAAGGTTGAGCTTCAAGACCACTTTGAGCTACAACAAATGGTGTCTTATGCAGAAAAGGTGGAAAAGCAAGCCTTACCTATAAAGACACCTAGTGGCCGAACCACTACATCCTCTTCCATACCTTGGAGAAGAGATCAATTGCCAATATCCAATGCTTGGCCGAGGCAAGGCaataaagaaagggaaaacagGCGAATGGAGCAACCGTTCCATTCGAGTGCAACTCCTTCTAAACCAACCCCGCGGCCGACTCTTCCAAGGGCAAATACATCTACCAACCAGCCAAAGGCATGTTTCAAATGCAAGGGAATTGGCCACCTCATGGCTCAATGCCCTAACCGAAGTATCATGTACATGAATGAAGAGGGAATGTGGCAAAGCGAAGGAGAAGAAGAATATGCGGACATGCCACCACttgaagaagaagggaaggATGATGACCTAGTTGAAATAGAAGAGGACCCCGTAACTCGAACTATGCTGACTATAAGAGTGCTAAATGCACAAGCTCAAGAAAATGATCTCCAACGGACCAACATTTTTCATACGAGATGCAAAATTGGAGATGAG gaattgaAGGATGTGTTTCCGGAGGAACTACCGAAAGGATTACCTCCAATTCGAGGTATTGAACATCAAATCAACTTTGTTTCTGGAGCAATTCTACCAAATCGACCAGCCTATAGAGCAAATccggaggaaacaaaggaaatccaaaG CAAGTCTTTAGATGTACATGTTGAGCATTTGCGACTTGTTTTAAGTGCCTTGCGTGAAAATAGGTTGTTTGCTAACACGGAAAAATGTGTCTTTTGCACTCCTGAAGTTAATTTCcttggatatattgttggtgcAAATGGCATAAGTGTTGATCCCGCCAAGGTAAAAGCCATCTTAGAGTGGCTGACTCCAACCAATGTGTCTCAGGTAAggtcttttcatggtcttgcaagTTTCTATAGGAGATTTGTTAAAGACTTTAGTACTATTGCAGCACCTTTGAATGAGGTAATTAAAAAGAATGTGGGATTTCAATGGGAAAAAGAGCAAGAAGAGTCATTTCTTAAGCTTAAGAAGTTGTTAACTTCGGCACCTATTCTTGCTTTGCCTAATTTTGATGTGACgtttgaagttgaatgtgatgctagtgGGATCGGCATAGGGGCTGTCTTACATCAAAATAATAGACCCTTGGCATATTTTAGTGAAAAGTTGAGTGGGGGAGCTCTTAATTACCCTACTTATGATAAAGAATTGTATGCTGTTGTGCGTGCTCTTGAAGTGTGGCAGCATTATCTTATGCCTAAGGAATTTGTGATACATACTAatcatgaatcaattaaattccttAAGGGTCAGGGAAAGTTGCATAAAAGACATGCgaagtggattgcatttattgattccTTTCCGTACATCATTAATTATAATGAAGGGGAAAGATAA